A single region of the Xenopus laevis strain J_2021 chromosome 4L, Xenopus_laevis_v10.1, whole genome shotgun sequence genome encodes:
- the LOC121403010 gene encoding uncharacterized protein LOC121403010 — protein MPGWAMGQEFPYWESYRVPSLQFRDREEEESWLQWRRERTQRQEEEAGPSTRREKEAYPTNTRMQKEDTSTQRPVVATAAREAPMGELNVQHDIPIDLDSDSEDSDSESEGGKMLAILKKYLKGKEKGGGIEKNSKETAPVMVLAGAGDTYACALTETAAHLPKKARKSIEEGKFVDIYSLTREAVQEKEEGVKQEEKGRRGKSIFDWLKGFLVFSSVYLVKKPEQSLNFIKYIDTIIDTYLFYKGTSWYDYDQAFRKKIVNSKMLSFGQKDIDLWTRLVSRESSTSYNVNKGSYTVKPRNVCFAYNERRCNRGYACKFRHACSACGSSHVVSECNKKRETQANRQPFRGAQQKSGNASADGQAK, from the coding sequence ATGCCTGGATGGGCAATGGGACAAGAGTTTCCATATTGGGAGAGTTATCGGGTGCCGAGTCTCCAGTTTAGAGACAGGGAGGAAGAGGAGAGCTGGTTGCAGTGGAGGAGAGAAAGAACACAAAGACAAGAGGAGGAGGCAGGCCCATCAACAAGGAGGGAAAAAGAAGCCTATCCAACAAATACAAGGATGCAAAAAGAGGATACAAGCACACAGAGACCAGTCGTGGCAACCGCTGCAAGGGAGGCACCTATGGGTGAGTTGAATGTGCAACATGACATACCAATTGATTTGGATTCTGATTCAGAGGATTCAGATAGTGAGTCAGAAGGGGGTAAAATGTTAGCCATACTTAAGAAGTATCTGAAAGGCAAAGAGAAAGGTGGGGGTATAGagaaaaattcaaaagaaaccgCTCCGGTAATGGTCCTAGCTGGGGCTGGGGATACATATGCATGTGCACTTACAGAGACTGCAGCACATTTACCTAAGAAAGCGAGAAAGTCTATAGAAGAGGGTAAATTTGTGGATATTTACAGTTTAACTAGGGAAGCAGTTCAAGAAAAGGAAGAAGGGGTGAAACAGGAGGAAAAAGGGAGAAGGGGAAAATCGATATTTGATTGGTTGAAAGGGTTTTTGGTTTTCTCAAGCGTATACCTAGTTAAAAAGCCGGAGCAGAGTTTGAATTTCATAAAAtacattgatacaataattgacaCATATCTGTTTTACAAGGGTACTTCATGGTATGATTATGACCAGGCTTTCAGGAAAAAGATTGTGAATAGTAAAATGTTATCTTTCGGGCAGAAGGACATAGATTTATGGACAAGATTGGTGTCTAGAGAGAGTAGTACAAGCTATAATGTGAACAAAGGGAGCTATACGGTCAAACCTAGGAACGTGTGTTTCGCATACAACGAGAGGAGATGTAATAGAGGGTATGCATGCAAATTTAGGCATGCATGCTCTGCATGTGGATCTTCTCATGTTGTAAGTGAATGTAACAAGAAAAGGGAGACCCAAGCAAACAGGCAGCCCTTTCGAGGCGCTCAGCAAAAGAGCGGCAACGCCAGTGCAGATGGGCAAGCTAAGTGA